The genomic interval CCCCCCAAATAGTCATAATGTCAGTGGACGTACTCAAGGCAACAGGATAAATCTCTGCCTGGCTAGCCCAGCCATTATCTTGTATATTTTTAAGTAAGTAATGGACGTTGCGGGCAATAGGTTCAACTGCAATGACTCGTTTCCCTAGGCTAAGAGCATGACAGCAGTAATAACCAACATTCGCACCAACATTTACCAATACATCTACTTCTTGCAGAAGAAGCTGTATAAGCCGAGTTTCCTCAGGCTCAAAGTCGCCTTTAGCCATGTTCTCATGACCTGCCAAGGTAAAACCCCAAGGAGTTTTGATCGGCTTATCATAGCGGTCTAGCTGATCTCGAAAACTACGGACAAAATTCGCCGTATTAGGAGATGACTCAAGAGCCTTTCTTAACCATTTTCTGATCATTACTGTATTCATTAAAAGCTTAAAAAAACTAAATCATCAAAGCTGCGTTTAAGGATAAACAACGTAAATTCTAATCTAGTCGTTTATATGACTTCCTTTCCTAACCCACTTTTCCGAAACCATTTCACATACATAAGGTCTTTAGTTCTCCTGTGCTCAAGTAATCCTTTGATATACAACTTTTAACACCCATCACAATTCCTTTAATTTATTTTAGAACTTCTTCTTGGCCACACAGTGCCAACCAAAACATGCCAAGTCCTCAGCAGTATGTTGAGCACGAATTTTGAAATAAATTAAACTTAACAGTGCATACATATAAGCCATAGGCCAAACCCAGTTACCCCTTTGGCGTTCTAGTCCACCTAGCCTCATAATCTCTTGCCTTAGCACACTAAACCAATCACCATTTGCAGTGAGCTCTCGGATTTCAAATCCACGCTGACTGAGGTGATGCTCATACCAGTATTTTGAAAAACCACTACAGAAGTGATATGGAGCCATATGAACGTTAGATGCAAAAGGTGCTGTTAGAATTAAGATTCCTTCAGCTTTAAGTAATCGGGAAAACTCATCAAGTGCATGTGTAGGTTCTGGAATATGCTCTAGCACCTCGCTACAGAGAATTACATCAAAACTAGCATCTGGAGATGGGATAGAAGTAATATCACAAACAATATCAATGCTACTAGTATCCCACGTCTGGGTTTGCAATCCTTCTTCTAGCCCAGCCTCTACACCTTTATATTGACAAAAATCCTGTGAAATATAATCTAAATGCTCGCAATGCTTTCTATTCCTTAATTCACCGGCACCAGCATCTAATACTTTAGAGCCTGCTTTAACCTCTAAGAGAACTCTTTTTAGGAAAGCTTGACGGCCAGTTTCATTCACATTAGTAAATATCATAAGACGCGATTTAAGTTAAGTCAGTTAACTCTTTGAAAAAAAGAATATGCCAAGGCTATAGTTGTTTTCCTCGACAAGATCAACTATAACTTCCTCATTGAACTCAGAAAGATAAGTGACAATGCCAGATTTAATAATGATCAACTTTTCAAGCTTTAATCCTTCAGCATTTGCGAGATTAAGAATAGTTTTGGGATCAAAAACCCAATTCCCATTAAACTCAACTCTTTGCCTGCCAATAGGGACAGACAAATAAAGTTGACCTCCCGATTTTAATAATGAGGCCATATTTTGAAAGCCTTGTTTATATCCATCAGGATTAATCGGGTCACCGTATCTCCCCAGACCAAAGTGCTCTAAAGCATGAAGACAAGACAAAGAGTCACAATAACCTTTTTCTAGGCTGAAATTAGATACAGCTTCTTTATCCATCAAATCAAGCTGGCGAAAAATAATACCAGGTACTTGTGCTCTAACTAAACGCACATCAAAGGCTTCGAGTTCACGGAAACTAGCAACATGAGCTACAAACCCGTCTACCCTTGAACCAACATCTACATGCCTTACTGGCTTAGCATTATGGACCTCTCGAGCCACTATCAGATCCTGTAAGAAATACTCACTCTTTGTACTTTCTACTTGTGAAAATCTATCATTCAGGTAGGGCCTAATCCTTAACTCTCCATTGTATCTTTTTCTAAATGTCATCCAATCTAACAGGTATTTTGGTAATCCGCGCAA from Leptolyngbya sp. KIOST-1 carries:
- a CDS encoding FkbM family methyltransferase; the protein is MNTVMIRKWLRKALESSPNTANFVRSFRDQLDRYDKPIKTPWGFTLAGHENMAKGDFEPEETRLIQLLLQEVDVLVNVGANVGYYCCHALSLGKRVIAVEPIARNVHYLLKNIQDNGWASQAEIYPVALSTSTDIMTIWGGGTGASLVKGWASIPESYVTQVPVLTLDRLLGSTLEGHRALILVDVEGAEHMLLQGATATLDHQPRPIWMMEVSTTEHQPVGVSINPSFRKTFELFFRHGYQAFTADKKVQPISSDLIAQIESEQLQLSTHNFIFR
- a CDS encoding class I SAM-dependent methyltransferase; its protein translation is MNETGRQAFLKRVLLEVKAGSKVLDAGAGELRNRKHCEHLDYISQDFCQYKGVEAGLEEGLQTQTWDTSSIDIVCDITSIPSPDASFDVILCSEVLEHIPEPTHALDEFSRLLKAEGILILTAPFASNVHMAPYHFCSGFSKYWYEHHLSQRGFEIRELTANGDWFSVLRQEIMRLGGLERQRGNWVWPMAYMYALLSLIYFKIRAQHTAEDLACFGWHCVAKKKF
- a CDS encoding DUF268 domain-containing protein, yielding MLVKQKLIKINFFLSSQCGFEPLRLILSLRGLPKYLLDWMTFRKRYNGELRIRPYLNDRFSQVESTKSEYFLQDLIVAREVHNAKPVRHVDVGSRVDGFVAHVASFRELEAFDVRLVRAQVPGIIFRQLDLMDKEAVSNFSLEKGYCDSLSCLHALEHFGLGRYGDPINPDGYKQGFQNMASLLKSGGQLYLSVPIGRQRVEFNGNWVFDPKTILNLANAEGLKLEKLIIIKSGIVTYLSEFNEEVIVDLVEENNYSLGIFFFSKS